The genomic DNA ACCGGAGGCTGTGCTCCCCCCAGGAGGTGTGTGTGCAGGGTAAGTGGCTGGTGGGGGGATCCCTTGTTTCTGCCCTTTTTGAGGTGGTGTGGGGGTGAAGGAGTGCCTTGCAGGGAAGCTCGAGGTGCAATTGGGGGGGGGGTCATGTCAGGAGAGAGGTGGAGCTGGGCCCAGAGTCCCTCGGCCCCTCTGGTGTTCATCCATCCTGCCTGGGAGTGCTGTGCCTGCCCCACTGCCTCCACTCTCTTGCAGATGGGCTGTTTGGGCAGTGCCAGGTGGGCTCCATGCAGGACAGACCCTACTTCCAGGTCACCTCGCCCGTGCTGCAGCGCCTGCAGGATGTCCTGCGGCACCTCATGGCACAAGGTGAAGGGGGAAGCATGGGGGTGGCAGAGGTGTCACTGTGGTCCCATGGGGAGAGGGTGTCAGGCAGCACTGCTTAGTGGCACTATTAGAAGCAGGGCCTTTGGGGTCCTGTTGGCCCAAGAGGCCAGGATGGGGTGGGATGAGGGTGGATCCAGACGATCCTGGGAGGAGTGGGATGGGGTCAGGACAAACCCAGGCTATGGGGCAGAGGATCAGGGTAGCCAGATACCAGTGCACTCTCCCCATGGTACCCAGGCCCCCTCCGTATCTAACAGGTCCCCTCCTGTGTTAGGGCTGTCGTGGCAGGACGGCATCACACAGTATGTGATCTCTCAGGAGATGGAGCGTATCCCCCGCCTCCGCCCACCACCCTCGCTGGAGCCCTCAGCCAGGGACAGGTAGGGCTGCTCCATCCCTCAGCCTGGAGAACAGAGCCACTCAGGCTCCTCCCCACGGCTGGGCTGAGGATGTTGTGTTGTGCCACCACTGGGTCCCCCACCAACACCCCCTTCCTGctaggcagggcagggagggttTCAACCCCCAACTGGGGCTGGGACGGGGGGGGAACCTCCCTTTTGGCCCAACTCTGGAGCCAGGatcccaccctgctgccccagggctggagggggaggagCGGCCCCGTACCCAGGTGGGTGACCCCAGTGCTGTTTGCCTCCGAGGTTCCTGCCTCTCCGTGGCTCCCCCCGGAGAGCCCTGCACCCCGCAGACCCCGGCCTGCCAGCGGCTCAGCATCTGGGGCAGCCCCCACCGCTGCTGCCCTCCGCCCTGGTGCAGCGGTACCTGgagcacctcctgctgcccccgcCACCCCAGCTGGGCTACGAGGAAGCCCTGCTGCACCCCTACTCCTACCACAAGGTAAATAAGCGGTGGGGGCAAGCCTCTCTCCCAGCCAGATGCAGTGAGAGAGGTACAGatgggcaggagagctgctgcaatCCCAGCACCCTTGTTTTCCCTGGGCTGAGGGTGTCCCTGGtgcccccaggccctggagacacACTGGGATGGGGTGACTGGGGCCCTGGGAGGTTTGACCCAAAGACAGGGCAGTTCTGTTTCGGTTGCAGTTTGGCTACCAGGATGGCACTCACCAGCTCCCCAGCACCTCAGCCAGGCAGAGCCCCGAGACCACCGCGCTGCTGGGCCGGGTCCCTGCCCAGGCCCTCTTTGGGGCTGGCCCTGTGCCCTCCTACGGCGGGCAGCCAGGAACGGACGGGGGGCATCTCTTCCAGGACTTGGGTATGCTATCCCTGCCCAGAGAGAAAGCCGGCCGCTCGGACTCTGCCACCACCAGGCTCCAGCACAGCATGCGGCTCCCTGATGACTTCAGGGACATGGAGAGAGAGCAGCCATCGGCCCTGGCTGCCCAGCCAGCCCCTGCACAGACAGGTAGCATGTCCTGCAGCCAGGCACCAGCCCTCATCCCCATTCTGTCCCCACAGCCATGTTCCTTGTGGTTCAggctctctctcctgcttggttTTGTGCCTGCCTGCCCCTGGATGTGGTTTGTGGGCAGCATATTCCCCCAGACCCCACCAGAGAcctgccccaggtgctgcttctcGAGCCTGTGGTCCCTGTGCGGATGCAGGGCTCGACTTGATGCTGTGTCCTCTCACAGATGCTGCCCTGAAGAGACTGGCCTCTGTCCTGGCCAGCTATGGCCTGGGGCTGCCGGAGCTGAGTCCCCAGCAGCTGAGCAGCCTCTCCaccctcctccagctgctccagggCCCTGGTGAGTGGGGGCACAAGGGACGGGGCAAGCAGGGAGCTTGCAGCCTGGCCCTGGCACACCATGTTTTGGGGTTGGGGGTTTTGTCTCTCCTTGGAACTGCCTCCCGGGCAGATTCCACAtgaactctccctctctctctctctctctctctctctctctctctgtctccttccCAGGTGCCTCTGGCCCTGAGGCACCCGCAGCAAAGCGGGTAAGTTTGCACCCGGGTGGTGCTGTGCAGCAGGTGGGAGGCCTGGGTGTGCAGGGAGGGGCatgcagcccccccagggctcctcagggGTCAcagctcctcccttcccctccctccaggtgACCGAGGGGGAGATGCAGCATGGAGAGGAGCCAGAGCCCTTTTCTTCCACCATGCCTCCCCCCGAAATCCCAGCCAGCAGCTCCTCAGCAGATGGGCTGAGGGGCAGGGCAGGACACACGCCAGCCCCCCAGGCAAAGCCACAGCAGGGGCACAGTGGGGACATGCTCGGCCCTGGGAAGCTAGTCACAGTGGAGAAGAAGAGCTACACGGAGGCAAAGGATACTGGGGAGCAGCGGGGCATGCGGCCGGCTGATGAGTACGGCTACATCATCACGGACCAGAAGTGAGAGCCGGGGGTTGGGTGAGGCagcatgtgtgtgtatggaggGGCTGtatcccctctccagccccaggtCCAGCTGCTCATGGCTCTCACATGCTCCACCAAAGCCTGTTTGAGTCTCCAGTGGGGTCAGCTCCCCCCATgccctctttgccaccagctctTTGATCTTCCTGCCgtgggaggggagggcagagcggTCACTGCTAGAAGTGGCTGCAGCTTGATCATGCTGCCCTATCTCTTGTCTCACTCCAAAGTCTCCCTCTCTTAGCCTAAGATAAGATTAGTTCACCAATGCAGGCTGGGACAGGCTCAGACATAGTCCTGCGGTCTCCATGCCAGACGAGCGTGTGCGCAACCACCTCTGTGCACACTTGTGTGCAAAGAAGGTCAGCTCACCCCCCACCACCATAAGCTCCATGCTCCCCCGGCTCTGCCTTGCCTCCTACCCCCTGCACGCCCCTCCAATCCCCCTGATGCCCTTCCAGCCAGCACGGCACTCACACCAGGGCCGGGGCTCTCCTGAGCCTGCCTGGACCCCTTCCCTAGGCCTGGGGGCTGCGCGTTCCCCTCTCGCCTCTGCAGCCGGTTCCTCAGCCTGTCTCTGCTCTCCCCAGGCCGCTGGGGCTGGCTGCTGGCGTGCGGCTGCTGGAGGTCCTCGCGAAGCGCGTGCACCTCTCCACCGCCAGCTTCATCAACATCAGGTGAGGGCAGTGGGGATGGCATGCAGGGTGCTGCGACTGCAGCCCTGTGCCACACAGCTTGGGGTTCCTGCCCTCGGCCGCCTCCCCAGGCGGGGGCACGGAGGGAACGGGCTATGGTGGGGTGGGCGCGGGGTCTGCGGTCCCCGGTCTCACTCTGTGTCCCTCCGGCAGCGTTGTGGGCCCCGCGCTCACCTTCCGCATCCGGCAGAACCCCCAGAACCTCTCGCTGGCAGACGTGGCCAGCCGGGCCGGTGAGTGGGGCTTGGGGCGGGGGTCCCCTGCTCCTGTCCCCTGCTGTGGGGTGCCCCTTCCCAGGGCCGGGGAGGAGAACAGCACTGGGAGGGCATGGTGGGAGGGCAGGGCTCCCCCCCCCATACACTCCAGTGCCGTTGCCTAAACTAGAGATCTGGCATGGGGTTGGGGCTGTCAGGGTGCCCCTTAGCTCTGTCTCAGGGGGTTTCCCCCCAGCCTGCTCTGGGAGGGCTGGGGACATCTCTTGGGAGGGGGAAAGCACCCTCCTGACTATCTCCCTGTCTGCAGAGCAAGTGAAGGCAGAGCTGGAGGCAGAGCTGGGCCTGAAGATCATGCAAACGGGAGTGGGACAGGTAAGAGCAAGGCGGATCCATCCCTCAGGGCTGAgatgcagcatgtgcctggggcagcTGGGGACAAGTCCGAGTGTGCTGTGGTTCAGGGAAGTGTCCGGGAAGCATGCTGCATCCGAGCCCCTCGGGCGCGGGGGTCTTCCTGAGCAAACTGCCTCCACAGGTCTTGggcagctggggagcagagggcTCTGGGAAGCTTTCAGGCTGGCGATGGGCCCCACATGAGACTGCAATGGGGGTTGCcatgctgggggtgggctgtgatTATTTGGGGTGGGCTGGAGCAGGACCGCACGTGGGACTGTCCAGCAACACCTTCTACCCACCTGTGTGATGCTGCCCAGCCCAGATGCCTGCAGGCCCAGGGCCCTTggttgtgtttaaaaaacaagtgaaaaaccTCTGCAGGGTTTAAAGGCAGATCGGGAGAGGTCACCTGGAGGCTTCTCCCTCTATCCAAGATTGGGGCAATGGAAGTATGGGGTACTGCAGGCTGCACCCCACAGGGCTCATTTccgccctctgctccctccagccTGTGCATCCCGCATGCCAAGGCCTGGGCATCCCTGGGCTGTGCCCCAGAGACCGTGGCTCAGCAGGGGAATCACCGTCCCCCACCAGGGAATGGCaaagcagccaagggcagggatGAAGCAGGAGCCATCTGCTCTGAGAGGGCTCCCCTGGGTCCCAGGAGTGGTGTCCCAGGTGGGGGACCAGGGCCCGGAGGCCATGGACAGGGGACCCAGACTTGCTTCCGTGTTCCCAGCTTGTGGAGGGGATGCAATGCCAGGATGAGGCCCGGGTGGAGGGTGCAGCACACCCCACTCCGGGTCCCCAtttcccaccctccctgccccatggcattAGCcttgggcagggaggagggaagtgGGGACATTGCAGGGAGGATGCCAGGGAGAAGGGGTGGCCCAGCCAGGGAGGCAACCTGTCTCCATCAGCAACATGTGGAGCGTCACTATGGCAACGCCTTTTGATGTGACAAgtggcaggagctgggagagatgacggaggggagctgggagagatgacagAGCAGGCGCTTAGAGGAGCCTGAAGCAGCTTCGCGAGCCCTCTTCTGCATGGACTTCTCTGATCTAGACCAGCTTGTGCCTTTCCGTGTTCCCCCTGCTCTGAACTCAGTGGGACCAGTGAAAGATTTGGGGAGGGAGCGATGTAGAGATAAGGGCTGCAGCTGGATCCTGCTTCAGTATCTCTTAGCCACTCAAGGCAGGGGTCCAAAAATGGGGCTGTTTGCACCACGCACGCCGCAGCTGAGATGCAGGTAATCTCCTTGGGGAGGGGTGGTGGAGGAGCAGGGCCTGATTAGCAAAAAGCCATGGACACCCCCACCATGTCCCTTTCTGCAGCCCCCTCCTGCACACCCTGTACAGGATGAGGGTGCTGAGAGCTAAGGGGGTGCATGAAGCCTGTCCTGGCTGCTCCCTCGGAGAGGGGCTGTGGGTGACCAGGGGCTCCTCCGGGTAGCCATCCTCCAGGGTGGGGGGACAGCAGGGCCCAGATGAGCCTTGGGAGGTCtcttttaccccccccccccccccccgcccagccctGCTGATGTCCCCAGCCCTTCTGGCACCTACAGGGCCACAGAGGTGTTTCCGCGTGGGGTGCCGTGGGGGAGCGGGGAGATGCTAGCCTCCGTCTGGTCTCTCCAGGGGCTTTCTGCCCCGGCTGGCTTTGTGCTgagggagggagctggtggatacATCAGTGTGTCTCCCCTATGCTGTCAGATGTGACGTACATGGAGTGGGAAACTAGGGAGGCCTTTCCAGGCATGGCAGAGGAGCTGCGCTAGGGGAGCAGGGTGGCCTCGGAGACGTGGGCATGGCACAGCCATCTCCCCACACCTGGCAGCTGTCCCTCGGGCTGAGGGTGTCCTGTGGGTTTGGTGTGCCCAGGGCGCCTCTGTCCTGCTGGCGCCCCAGGCTGGACTTTTCTTCCTCGCGGCTTTTGGATCGGTCTCGTGTGTagtccctgcagcagggagaaacTTTAGCCCTGTTTCCTGGGCAGTGTCTCTGGCAggctcctgccccttccccaccgcTCTGTGGGGGAGCAGAGCCCAGGGAGGCGCTGGGTGGGTTTGCCCTAGCGGTTCAGGCTGGCGGCGCGTTGCGGTCCGGGGCCAGCCGCCCCTCTGCGGGAGCTGCATCTAGGGTGatgctggcagagcagggagtCTCTGGTGCCTGGCTTTTGGCAGTGCCAGGGCTACGGGCAAGTCGGGAGGCACCAGAGCTATGTGGTCTCTGGGACGCAGAACCCCAGGGCAGGACAAAACGATGAGCTGTGGCTGCAGCGTCccactgctggggggggggggggcacagaccTTCTTGCACTTGCTTTGGGGGaggtgctgcagggagcagggcatCTGGTGGCAGCAGGTCCTTGCCGGGGGCCAGCTGTGCCCGAGCCACTGTGGGAGACGTGCCGCTGGGCCGGGGGCAAAGCTGCAGCAGCCCTGCAAGCCGTCGGTGCCGGGgactgcaggctgttcagtccCACGGAGAGAGGCAGGGCCAGTCCAAAGCTGGTGGGGGCAGATGTGGGCTGGGGGGTCCCGCAGCGCCCAGGCCGCTCTGCAAGGGTCTCCCAGCCAGGTGGCCTGAGCCGGGGGGAGCGCACTGAGGGTGAGGGCTGCTGCCCTCAGTACGCCGGGCCTGGCAGCGCCCCAtgggcaggggcagagccggTTGGGGGCCCCGAGGTGTTGGGGCAGGAGGCTGGCGCCCGtggtgcaggcagcaggggcccCTGGGGACCCTGCCCCGAGGCGGGGGCATCCCCACGCAGGGTAggcgatgatgatgatgatgatgatgatgatgacgacGCAGCATCCCCTGGGTAACCTCATCGGGCCTGCGGCCAATGGGAGGCCGTCATGATGAGGTAATGCACGGCTCCGGCGCCTCATTGGGCGTGGGGGGGCTCAGTGGCGGGGCTGCCCCCCAcatccctggggctggccaggctgGGGGCCCTGCAGGGGCTGCGGGCACCATCCTGCCCACCAGCTGCCCCAGAGCTGGGGCAGGGTCCTCCAGCATCTGAGCCCTGCAGGGACTGAGATCCAGCGAGGGCTCAGCACCCTCCTGTCCCAGCATGGGAACACGCATGGATCAGGCCCTGCTGCTTCCCCAGCCCTGGGAAGCAGCTGAGGACACTGATGGGAACAACCCACAG from Apteryx mantelli isolate bAptMan1 chromosome 6, bAptMan1.hap1, whole genome shotgun sequence includes the following:
- the PTPRN gene encoding receptor-type tyrosine-protein phosphatase-like N isoform X2; this translates as MGRRLLRALLCLLLVAGRGLLRAGGAATTAAATHGCLFDRRLCSPQEVCVQDGLFGQCQVGSMQDRPYFQVTSPVLQRLQDVLRHLMAQGLSWQDGITQYVISQEMERIPRLRPPPSLEPSARDRFLPLRGSPRRALHPADPGLPAAQHLGQPPPLLPSALVQRYLEHLLLPPPPQLGYEEALLHPYSYHKFGYQDGTHQLPSTSARQSPETTALLGRVPAQALFGAGPVPSYGGQPGTDGGHLFQDLGMLSLPREKAGRSDSATTRLQHSMRLPDDFRDMEREQPSALAAQPAPAQTDAALKRLASVLASYGLGLPELSPQQLSSLSTLLQLLQGPGASGPEAPAAKRVTEGEMQHGEEPEPFSSTMPPPEIPASSSSADGLRGRAGHTPAPQAKPQQGHSGDMLGPGKLVTVEKKSYTEAKDTGEQRGMRPADEYGYIITDQKPLGLAAGVRLLEVLAKRVHLSTASFINISVVGPALTFRIRQNPQNLSLADVASRAEQVKAELEAELGLKIMQTGVGQRNEAATYPHPSRFGDSFHSVLLTFIALACVAGITIAAAAAFCLRHHAKQREKERLAALGPEGAADSTFEYQELCRQHMAAKSLFGRAEAPAAPAETSRVSSVSSQFSDAPQPSPSSHSSTPSWCEEPVQSNMDISTGHMILAYMEDHLRNRDRLAKEWQALCAYQAEPNVCSVAQGEANLKKNRNPDYVPYDHVRIKLKAESNPSRSDFINASPIIEHDPRMPAYIATQGPLSHTIADFWQMVWEHGCTVIVMLSPLAEDSVKQCDRYWPDEGSSLYHIYEVNLVSEHIWCEDFLVRSFYLKNVQSQETRTLTQFHFLSWPAEGIPATTRPLLDFRRKVNKCYRGRSCPIIVHCSDGAGRTGTYILVDMVLNRMAKGVKEIDIAATLEHIRDQRPGMVQTKDQFEFALTAVAEEVNAILKALPQ
- the PTPRN gene encoding receptor-type tyrosine-protein phosphatase-like N isoform X1, whose translation is MGRRLLRALLCLLLVAGRGLLRAGGAATTAAATHGCLFDRRLCSPQEVCVQGLSWQDGITQYVISQEMERIPRLRPPPSLEPSARDRFLPLRGSPRRALHPADPGLPAAQHLGQPPPLLPSALVQRYLEHLLLPPPPQLGYEEALLHPYSYHKFGYQDGTHQLPSTSARQSPETTALLGRVPAQALFGAGPVPSYGGQPGTDGGHLFQDLGMLSLPREKAGRSDSATTRLQHSMRLPDDFRDMEREQPSALAAQPAPAQTDAALKRLASVLASYGLGLPELSPQQLSSLSTLLQLLQGPGASGPEAPAAKRVTEGEMQHGEEPEPFSSTMPPPEIPASSSSADGLRGRAGHTPAPQAKPQQGHSGDMLGPGKLVTVEKKSYTEAKDTGEQRGMRPADEYGYIITDQKPLGLAAGVRLLEVLAKRVHLSTASFINISVVGPALTFRIRQNPQNLSLADVASRAEQVKAELEAELGLKIMQTGVGQRNEAATYPHPSRFGDSFHSVLLTFIALACVAGITIAAAAAFCLRHHAKQREKERLAALGPEGAADSTFEYQELCRQHMAAKSLFGRAEAPAAPAETSRVSSVSSQFSDAPQPSPSSHSSTPSWCEEPVQSNMDISTGHMILAYMEDHLRNRDRLAKEWQALCAYQAEPNVCSVAQGEANLKKNRNPDYVPYDHVRIKLKAESNPSRSDFINASPIIEHDPRMPAYIATQGPLSHTIADFWQMVWEHGCTVIVMLSPLAEDSVKQCDRYWPDEGSSLYHIYEASAGLRLVAPGRGWQ